A window from Culex pipiens pallens isolate TS chromosome 3, TS_CPP_V2, whole genome shotgun sequence encodes these proteins:
- the LOC120417502 gene encoding ATP-dependent RNA helicase bel, with the protein MSNAINQNGTGLEQQFAGLDLQQQQQHQQLSAQDSANLKNTSGGRYVPPQLRSGRGGGGGGPENDQHRGGDYSGGHSGGGGGGGRYSDRGGDRGDYYNNRRGGGGGRFNDRKDNYNRGGGYNNRGGGGGGGGGHPDQQQQQQHLHQELPPQDQLPPQEFVENGAGLPVGEPGDDQFNDGVPQQHQQQPRGGGNWNNGPRGGPRDFRDNRQPQNDRWQEPPPANGGGGGGGYGGRGRDDRGMGGRWNDRGGRGADVDFTQLTERDERLEGELFQHGNTGINFSKYEDIPVEATGDNVPPHINTFDDIELTEIIENNIKLANYDVPTPVQKYAIPIVMSGRDVMACAQTGSGKTAAFLVPILNQMYKHGVTPPPQNRPFNRRKQYPLGLVLAPTRELATQIFEESKKFCYRSRMRPCVLYGGNNTQEQMRELDRGCHLVVATPGRLEDMIMRGKVGLDNIRFLVLDEADRMLDMGFEPQIRRIVEESKMPQTGERQTLMFSATFPKAIQELASDFLHNYIFLAVGRVGSTSVNITQSIFWVEENDKRSHLLDLLSNIKDQNDGDEKDCLTLIFVETKKSADALEDFLYNYNHPVTSIHGDRTQKEREEALKFFRSGRCPVLVATAVAARGLDIPNVKHVINFDLPAEVEEYVHRIGRTGRMGNLGTATSFFNDKNRNVATGLVRLLTETQQEIPGFLEDMTTDRGWGSRGRGGGGGRNQRYGGQSSSFGSRDYRTQGGNRNNNTRDQRSGGGGGGGGGAGRSSYGGGGGSYGGGGSRDDGGYYRNGGGSSGGYGGSYNNNSGGGGGGGGGHDWWNE; encoded by the exons TTTGCTGGTCTGgacttgcagcagcagcagcagcatcagcagctGAGCGCGCAAGATTCTGCCAACTTGAAGAATACGTCCGGTGGCCGTTACGTTCCGCCCCAGCTGAGAAGTGGCCGtggcggcggtggtggtggtCCCGAGAACGACCAACATCGTGGCGGCGATTACTCTGGTGGACATTCCGGCGGAGGCGGCGGCGGAGGACGCTACTCGGACCGTGGTGGGGATCGTGGAGATTACTACAATAATCGGCGCGGAGGCGGCGGTGGCCGGTTCAACGATCGCAAGGATAACTACAACCGAGGAGGCGGCTACAACAatcgcggcggcggcggcggcggcgggggTGGACACCcggatcagcagcagcagcagcagcatctgcACCAGGAGCTGCCTCCCCAG GATCAATTGCCTCCCCAGGAGTTTGTGGAAAATGGCGCCGGCCTTCCCGTCGGCGAGCCTGGTGACGATCAGTTTAACGATGGTGTtccgcagcagcaccagcagcaacCACGAGGTGGTGGTAACTGGAACAACGGTCCTCGGGGCGGTCCCAGAGATTTTCGTGATAACCGTCAGCCGCAGAATGACCGCTGGCAGGAGCCCCCCCCGGCCAATggaggcggcggcggcggtggataCGGAGGCCGAGGCCGCGACGACCGCGGAATGGGTGGACGCTGGAACGACCGCGGCGGACGAGGAGCGGACgttgattttacgcagcttaCCGAGCGCGACGAGCGTCTGGAAGGCGAGCTGTTCCAACACGGTAATACCGGTATCAATTTCAGCAAGTACGAAGATATTCCCGTGGAGGCGACGGGCGACAACGTTCCGCCCCACATCAACACCTTCGATGACATTGAGCTGACAGAGATCATCGAGAACAATATAAAGCTGGCGAACTACGACGTTCCGACGCCGGTCCAGAAGTACGCCATTCCGATCGTCATGAGCGGACGCGACGTGATGGCCTGCGCCCAGACGGGTTCCGGCAAGACGGCCGCGTTCCTGGTTCCGATCTTGAATCAAATGTACAAGCACGGCGTCACTCCACCGCCCCAGAATCGTCCGTTCAACCGTCGCAAGCAGTACCCGCTGGGACTGGTGTTGGCCCCGACCCGTGAGTTGGCCACGCAAATCTTCGAAGAGTCGAAGAAGTTCTGCTATCGCTCTCGTATGCGTCCGTGCGTTCTGTACGGCGGTAACAACACCCAGGAGCAGATGCGCGAGTTGGACCGTGGTTGCCACCTGGTTGTGGCCACCCCGGGTCGCCTGGAGGACATGATTATGCGCGGCAAGGTGGGCCTGGACAACATTCGTTTCCTCGTGCTGGACGAGGCCGATCGTATGCTGGACATGGGATTCGAGCCCCAGATTCGTCGTATCGTCGAGGAAAGCAAGATGCCGCAGACGGGCGAGCGCCAGACGCTCATGTTCTCCGCTACCTTCCCGAAGGCTATCCAGGAGCTGGCGAGTGATTTCCTTCACAATTACATCTTCTTGGCCGTTGGTCGCGTCGGTTCCACCTCCGTCAACATTACGCAGTCGATCTTCTGGGTCGAGGAAAACGACAAGCGTTCCCATCTGCTGGATCTGCTGTCCAACATCAAGGACCAGAACGATGGTGACGAGAAGGACTGTCTCACGCTGATCTTTGTTGAAACTAAAAAATCCGCCGACGCGCTCGAGGATTTCCTGTACAACTACAACCATCCGGTCACCAGCATCCACGGCGACCGTACCCAGAAGGAGCGTGAAGAGGCACTCAAGTTTTTCCGCTCGGGACGTTGCCCGGTTCTGGTTGCGACGGCCGTGGCCGCTCGTGGCCTCGACATCCCGAACGTCAAACACGTCATCAACTTTGATCTGCCGGCGGAGGTCGAGGAGTACGTGCACCGTATCGGTCGTACCGGCCGTATGGGCAATCTCGGCACGGCCACGAGCTTCTTCAACGACAAGAACCGTAACGTCGCCACCGGGCTGGTTCGGCTGCTGACGGAAACCCAACAGGAAATTCCCGGCTTCCTGGAGGACATGACCACCGATCGGGGCTGGGGCAGTCGCGgacgcggcggcggcggtggacGTAACCAGCGTTACGGCGGCCAAAGCTCATCCTTCGGCTCCAGGGATTACCGTACGCAGGGCGGCAACCGCAACAACAACACCCGCGATCAACGCTCGGGAGGCGGTggtggcggtggcggcggcgctGGCCGAAGCAGCTACGGAGGCGGAGGCGGAAGCTACG GAGGAGGCGGATCCCGCGACGACGGCGGTTACTACCGTAACGGCGGTGGCAGCTCCGGCGGGTACGGAGGCAGTTACAACAACAACAGTGGAggcggtggtggcggcggcggcggccacgACTGGTGGAACGAGTAA